The DNA region GGTTTTCGTCCAGTTCCTTGAAGCGGCTGTTGATGGCGTAGAACGGCAGGGCCTGGACTTCGATGCCGGGCAGCTCCAGCGGTTCATCTTCCTGGGCATCCGGATGGCGGATGTCGATGACGATCTGGCCCGGCAACGCCTCGCCGACCTCTTCTACCTTCAGGTCCTGGCCCAGTTCCTCGATCACGCGGTCGATGGGGATCAGGCGGGCACGCTCGATGGCACGCTCCAGCACGGCCATGTCGAACTGCGCCTCTTCGTATTCGATGCGGCTCTGCTTGGCGCGGGTGGTCGGGTTCACCGAGATCACGCCGCAGTACTCGGGCATGTGCTTGGCGAACTCGGCGGTGCCGATGCGGGTGGCGGTGTCGATGATGTCCTGCTTGTGGCTGGCGATCAGCGGGCGCAGCACCAGCATGTCGGTGGCCGAGTCGATCACCGAGAGGTTCGGCAGGGTCTGGCTGGACACCTGGGAGATGGCCTCGCCCGTGACCAGCGCCTCGATGCGCAACTGCTCGGCCATGCGCGTGGAGACCCGCAGCATCATGCGCTTGAGGATCACGCCCATCTGGCTGTTGTCGACCTTGCCGAGGATCTCGGCCACCACCTCCTCGAACGGCACGCTGATGAACAGCACGCGCTGGGACCGGCCGAACTTCTCCCACAGGTAGTGGGCCACTTCCATCACGCCCAGCTCGTGGGCGCGGCCCCCGAGGTTGAAGAAGCAGAAGTGGGCCATCAGGCCACGACGCATCATCTGGTAGGCGGCGACGGTGGAATCGAAACCGCCGGACATGAGCACCAGGGTCTGCTCCAGCGAACCCAGCGGGTAGCCGCCGAGACCGTCGTGCTGGTGGTGGATGACGAACAGGCGCTGGTCGCGCACCTCGATGCGCACTTCCACTTCCGGGTTCTTCAGCGAGATGCCGGCGGCGTTGCACTCGCGACGCAGGCGGCTGCCCACGTGGCTCTCCAGCTCCATCGAGGTGAAGGTGTGCTTGCCGGCGCGCTTGCAGCGCACGGAGAAGATCTTCCCGGGGATCTGGTCGGCGTAGTGCAGCTTGCACTTTTCCAGCACGTCGTCGAAGTCACCGAGCGGGTACTCGTTGACCTCAAGGAAGTGGGTGATGCCCGGGGTGCAGGTGAGGCGCTCGATCATCTCGGCGAGGAGCTTCGGATCAGTTTGCGTCGTAACCAGCTCCAGGTTGTCCCAGATGCCGCTCACTTCGACTTCCGGGTCGAGATCACGCAGCACCACGCGAATGTTCTTCGCGAGCTGGCGGATGAAATGCTTGCGCACCGGCCGGCTCTTGATGGTGATTTCGGGGAAGACCTTGATGATGAGTTTCATGAAAACAGCGCTTGCTGGGACAACGGAAAAAGAGGGGCGCGGATTATAGCGGAAATTGTTCAAGCTTTGACCAAAATCAATCACACCCCTTGAGTGCGCACCAAACAGGTGCAATCACGACGTGCGGAGCACGGAATTGGTGCGCAAAACTGTACACAATCGATCTTCAGCCCCCGGCCTGCCTGTGTTCTAGGGCGCTTGCCCATTCCAGGGCACTGGCACGCAATTTGCTCCCTTGTGAGGCAGGTTGCCCTGGCGGACTATGCCGCCCCGGCTTCACCTTTTATTGGGGGCTCAACTTTTCCAGCTCCCCATTCACCTGGAGGACACCATGTCGAAGTCGCTTCAACTGATCAAAGACCATGACGTGAAGTGGGTAGACCTGCGCTTCACCGATACCAAAGGCAAGCAGCACCACGTGACCATGCCGGCACGCGACGCACTCGACGACGAGTTCTTCGAAGTGGGCAAGATGTTCGACGGCTCGTCCATCCACGGCTGGAAAGGCATCGAAGCCTCCGACATGATCCTGCTGCCGGTCGACAGCACCGCCGTGCTCGACCCGTTCACCGAAGAGCCGACCCTGATCCTGGTCTGCGACATCATCGAGCCGAGCACCATGCAAGGCTACGACCGCGACCCGCGCTCCATCGCCAAGCGCGCCGAGGAGTACCTGAAGACCACCGGTATCGGTGACACCGTCTTCGTCGGCCCGGAACCCGAGTTCTTCATCTTCGACGAAGTGAAGTTCAAGTCCGACATCTCCGGCTCCATGTTCAAGATCTACTCCGAGCAAGGCTCCTGGATGACCGACCAGGACGTCGAAGGCGGCAACAAGGGCCACCGCCCGGCCGTCAAGGGCGGTTACTTCCCGGTTCCGCCGTGCGACCACGACCACGAAATCCGTACCGCCATGTGCAACGCCATGGAAGAGATGGGCCTGGTCATCGAAGTTCACCACCACGAAGTGGCGACTGCCGGCCAGAACGAAATCGGTGTGAAGTTCAACACCCTCGTTGCCAAGGCTGACGAAGTCCAGACCCTGAAGTACTGCGTGCACAACGTGGCCGATGCCTATGGCAAGACCGCCACCTTCATGCCGAAGCCGCTGTACGGCGACAACGGCTCGGGCATGCACGTGCACCTGTCGATCGCCAAAGACGGCAAGAACACCTTCGCAGGTGAAGGCTATGCCGGCCTGTCCGACACCGCCCTGTACTTCATCGGCGGCATCATCAAGCACGGCAAGGCCCTGAACGGCTTCACCAACCCGTCGACCAACTCGTACAAGCGTCTGGTTCCGGGTTTCGAAGCACCGGTCATGCTGGCCTACTCCGCCCGCAACCGTTCCGCCTCGATCCGCATCCCGTACGTATCCAGCCCGAAAGCACGCCGCATCGAAGCGCGCTTCCCGGACCCGGCTGCCAACCCCTACCTGGCCTTCGCCGCCCTGCTGATGGCCGGCCTGGACGGTATCCAGAACAAGATCCACCCCGGCGATGCCGCCGACAAGAACCTGTACGACCTGCCGCCGGAAGAGGCGAAAGAGATCCCGCAGGTTTGCGGCAGCCTGAAAGAGGCGCTGGAAGAACTGGACAAGGGCCGTGCGTTCCTGACCAAGGGCGGCGTGTTCAGCGACGACTTCATCGATGCCTACATCGAGCTGAAGAGCGAAGAAGAAATCAAGGTGCGCACCTTCGTGCACCCGCTGGAATACGACCTGTACTACAGCGTCTGATCCGGCAGCCCGCACAGGCAGCGTGCCGCGCGAGCGGCACGGACTAGAGAGGCCTCCTTCGGGAGGCCTTTTTTTGTCCCGGGAATGGGCCCCGTGCGCTCGGCATCGGCCACGCCGCCAGCGCAGCGCAGCACCGGAGGGATCACGATTTTCCGGCTGCGCCGCACAGCCGCATCAGGCCGAACTTGCCAGCCCGGCGCGCCGGTGCAACGCTTAGCGGCATCATCCAGAGGAGACCGGCCCATGCGCCTCCTGCTCACCTGCCTGCTGTTGTCGCTGACGCTTCCCGCGGCGGCGCAGATCTACAAGTACACCGACGCCAACGGCAACACGGTCTTCACCAACCAGCCGCCGGATGGCACCCGGACCGAAGAGGTCACCCTGCCCACCACCAACACCGTGGAAGCGCAGAAGCCCGCCACCCCGCCCGCCGCCGCGAAGGACCAGGCAGCCGAGGCGGCCTATCAGGAACTCCGCCTGACCGACGTGCCCAGCGACGAAGCCCTGCGCGCCAACAACGGCACCTTCTCCGTCGGCGTGCACCTGGTGCCGCGCCTGCGCACCGGCCACCGGCTGCAACTGCTGCTGGACGGCAAGCCCGAGGGCCAGAAGGTCAACGTGCCGCGCCTGCAGGTGGTCAACGCCGATCGCGGCGAGCACAGCCTCGCGGTCCAGGTGCTCGCGGGCGATCAGGTCGTGCAACAGAGCGAGACCATCACCTTCACCGTGCAGCGGGTCAACACCAGCAGCCCCGCGCTGCGCCCGCCGCCCCCTCCGAAACCCACTCCGAAGCCAGCCATCTGACCCATGCGCACGATCCTGTTCTGCCTGCTGTTCGCCTGCCTGCCGGCGATGGCCCAGGTCTACACCTACATCGACGAGGAAGGTAACCGCGTCTTCACCGACCGGCCCAAGCCCGGCAACGCCGAGCGCATCGAACTGACCCCCTCCAACGGCATGACCGCCCAGCCGGCGGCCCCGGCCGTGCTGCCGCCCGCCGCCATCCCCCGCGAGCTGGGCTACCAGGTGCTGCGCATCCTGGTGCCCGAGCCGGACGCCACGGTGCGCGACATGGAGGGCAACCTCATCGTCACCGCCATGAGCGAGCCCGGCCTGCGCGACGGCCACAACTACCGCCTGGTGCTCGACGGCAAGGCCCAGGGCGAACCCGGTCGCAGCCCGGTCTTCCCGCTGAGCAACCTCGATCGCGGCACGCACCAGCTGGCGGTGGAGATCATCGACGACAAGCAACGGGTGGTGGAGCGCACGCCGAACCAGCCGGTGCACATCATGCGCATCACCCTGGCGCAGAAGCGCCAGGCGCGCCCCTGCAAGAAGGCCGATTACGGCGTACGCCCCGAATGCCCGCTCAAGGACAAGCCCAAGGAGCCGGACAAGGGCATCATCGGCATCCTCCCGTTCTTCTGATCCCGCGACGCACCGCAATGGTGCGTCAGGCTGCACCGATTTCTATACTCTCCCCATTTTGGTTCGCCCGCATGCCGCCGCACTGCGCTGAAAAGCAGCCGCAAGCGGCTGGCGGCCTGTTCCAGCGCGTCTTTTCAGGGCTTGGTTTGCTTCTTGCATTTTCCTGCCCATCGCCGAGATGCCCGACCTATGACCATCAACGACGCCCTGCACCGACTGCTGCTCGACAACCTGACCACCGCGGTGATCCTGCTCAACGCCGACCTGCGGCTCGAGTACATGAACCCGGCGGCCGAGATGCTCCTGGCCGTCAGCGGCCAGCGCAGCCACGGCCAGTTCATCAGCGAGCTGTTCACCGAGTCGCCCGAGGCCCTGACCTCGCTGCGCCAGGCGGTGGAACAGGCGCACCCCTTCACCAAGCGCGAGGCCATGCTTACCTCCCTCGCCGGGCAGACCCTGACGGTGGACTATGCGGTGACGCCCATCCTCAACAAGGGCGCCACCCTGCTGCTGCTGGAAGTGCACCCGCGCGACCGGCTGCTGCGCATCACCAAGGAAGAGGCCCAGCTGTCCAAGCAGGAAACCACCAAACTGCTGGTGCGCGGCCTCGCCCATGAGATCAAGAACCCCCTGGGCGGCATCCGTGGTGCCGCCCAGCTGCTTTCCCGCGAGCTGCCGGAAGAGCACCTGAAGGACTACACCAACGTCATCATCGAGGAGGCCGATCGCCTGCGTAACCTGGTGGACCGCATGCTCGGCTCCAACAAGCTGCCGTCGCTGGCGATGACCAACGTCCACGAAGTGCTGGAGCGTGTCTGCAGCCTGGTGGAAGCGGAGAGCCAGGGCGGCATCACCCTGGTGCGCGACTACGACCCGAGCATCCCGGACGTGCTCATCGACCGCGAGCAGATGATCCAGGCCGTGCTCAATATCGTGCGCAACGCCATGCAGGCCATCTCCGCCAACAACGACCTGCGCCTCGGGCGCATCACCCTGCGTTCGCGCACCCTGCGCCAGTTCACCATCGGCCACACCCGGCACCGCCTGGTGACCAAGGTGGAGATCATCGACAACGGCCCGGGCATCCCGCCCGAGCTGCAGGAAACCATCTTCTACCCCATGGTCAGCGGGCGCCCGGACGGTACCGGGCTCGGGCTGGCCATCGCCCAGAACATCATCAGCCAGCACCAGGGGCTCATCGAGTGCGAGAGCCATCCCGGCCACACCGTCTTCTCGATCTTCCTGCCGCTGGAACAAGGAGCCGCATCCTCATGACTCGTAGTGAAACTGTCTGGATCGTCGATGACGACCGCTCCATCCGCTGGGTCCTGGAAAAGGCCCTGCAACAGGAAGGCATGACCACCCAGAGTTTCGAAAGCGCCGACAGCGTGCTCACCCGCCTGACCCGCCAGCAGCCGGACGTGATCATCTCCGACATCCGCATGCCCGGTGCCAGCGGCCTGGACCTGCTGGCGCGCATCCGCGAGCTGCACCCGCGCCTGCCGGTGATCATCATGACCGCCCATTCGGACCTGGACAGCGCGGTGGCGTCCTACCAGGGCGGTGCCTTCGAATACCTGCCCAAGCCCTTCGACGTCGACGAGGCGGTCTCCCTGGTCAAGCGCGCCAACCAGCACGCCCAGGAGCAGCAGAGCCTGGAAGCCCCGGCCAACCAGCCGCGCACCCCCGAGATCATCGGCGAGGCACCGGCGATGCAGGAGGTGTTCCGCGCCATCGGCCGCCTCAGCCACTCCAACATCACCGTGCTGATCAACGGTGAATCCGGCACCGGCAAGGAGCTGGTGGCGCACGCACTGCATCGCCACAGCCCGCGCGCCGCCTCGCCCTTCATCGCCCTGAACATGGCGGCGATCCCCAAGGACCTGATGGAGTCCGAGCTGTTCGGCCACGAGAAAGGCGCCTTCACAGGCGCGGCCAACCAGCGTCGCGGTCGCTTCGAGCAGGCCGACGGCGGCACCCTGTTCCTCGACGAGATCGGCGACATGCCGGCCGACACCCAGACCCGCCTGCTGCGCGTGCTGGCCGACGGCGAGTTCTACCGCGTGGGCGGCCACACCCCAGTGAAGGTGGACGTGCGCATCATCGCCGCCACCCACCAGAACCTGGAAAACCTGGTGCAGGCCGGCAAGTTCCGCGAAGACCTGTTCCACCGCCTCAACGTCATCCGCATCCATATCCCGCGCATGTCCGACCGCCGCGAGGACATCCCCGCGCTGGCCCGCCACTTCCTCGCCCGTGCGGCCCAGGAGCTGGCCGTGGAGCCCAAGCTGCTCAAGCCGGAGACCGAGGAATACCTGAAGAACCTGCCCTGGCCGGGCAACGTGCGCCAGCTGGAGAACACCTGCCGCTGGATCACCGTCATGGCCTCGGGTCGCGAAGTCCACGTGGACGACCTGCCGCCGGAACTGCTCACCCAGCCCCAGGACGCAGCGCCGGTCACCAACTGGGAGCAGGCCTTGCGCCAGTGGGCCGACCAGGCGCTGGCCCGCGGCCAGTCCAGCCTGCTGGACAGCGCGGTGCCGTCGTTCGAACGGATCATGATCGAGACCGCACTCAAGCACACCGCGGGCCGTCGCCGCGACGCCGCCGTGCTGCTGGGCTGGGGCCGCAACACCCTCACCCGCAAGATCAAGGAACTGGGCATGAAGGTGGATGGCGGCGACGAGGACGACGGCGACGACGCCTGATCGGCCCGGCTCCACCCTCCACTCCGACCTCGCGGGCCTGCTGGCCCGCGAAGCATTTCAGGCGGCCACCCCGCCTCACCGCGTTGTAGGAGCGAGTTCGTTCGCGACGGACCGCACGCCGGCCCGCAAGCCCCTCGGAAAGGCCTACCGCGAATGGATTCGCTCCTGCTCCCTCCCCGCCTTCGCCAGGCGTGCCCCTCTGCCTCACGGCCCATCCGGGCCGCTGGCCGCCTCGCACCATCATCGGTAGCGGACGGGCAAAACGATCCCCACTGGTGCCTCGCACCGCTTCGGCGCATCAAAAATGTGCTCAGAAAACAGCCAGGGCCCAGGCGTTTCCCGCCAGGGGAAACGCATCCGGCACGCCGATGAAAATCCTGCCGGCCGCCTGGAGCCCAGTGAATACGGGGCCTCCAGCCGATCCGCCGGATACCGGGCGAGGGCATTCACGAGGCGCATGGCAGAACTGGCACACGCCCTGCATTGGTAGAGACAACCGTTTTCGGGGACCTTGGTACAGGCAGGCCGGGGATCCCTCTTTTATGCAAGACCCTTCACTGCCCCGTCGTCGCGTCGAGCCGAGCTCCGCGGGCGAGCGGTGAAGGACGATGGTTTTGGGGGCCTTGGTACAGGCAGGCCGGGGAATCCCCTTTCTTACAGCGCCATGCTGTCGCGACGGCTTCGAGCCCGGACAGCGCAGCGACGATCCGTTTCGGGGGCCCAGGTACAGGCAGGCCGGGGATTCCCCTTTCTTATCCCGCCCGGGAGCCGAGACAACGGCCCCGAACAGCAGCGACGACCCGTTTCGGGGACCTTGGTACAGGCAGGCCGGGGAATCCCCTTTCTTATCCCTCCCGCAGGCTGATCTGCAGCCGCCACTTGCCGTCCACCTCGGCACCGCTCCACTCCCCATGCAGGGGGCGGGTCGCCACGAAGTGCAAGAGCAACCCATTGCGGGTCATCTGCAAGCGCCAGTTCAGCGCCTTGCCACCCAATTGCAGGCGGCCCTTCTGCGGCTCGGCGCTGGCATCGAAGATGAAGG from Pseudomonas tohonis includes:
- the thiI gene encoding tRNA uracil 4-sulfurtransferase ThiI — translated: MKLIIKVFPEITIKSRPVRKHFIRQLAKNIRVVLRDLDPEVEVSGIWDNLELVTTQTDPKLLAEMIERLTCTPGITHFLEVNEYPLGDFDDVLEKCKLHYADQIPGKIFSVRCKRAGKHTFTSMELESHVGSRLRRECNAAGISLKNPEVEVRIEVRDQRLFVIHHQHDGLGGYPLGSLEQTLVLMSGGFDSTVAAYQMMRRGLMAHFCFFNLGGRAHELGVMEVAHYLWEKFGRSQRVLFISVPFEEVVAEILGKVDNSQMGVILKRMMLRVSTRMAEQLRIEALVTGEAISQVSSQTLPNLSVIDSATDMLVLRPLIASHKQDIIDTATRIGTAEFAKHMPEYCGVISVNPTTRAKQSRIEYEEAQFDMAVLERAIERARLIPIDRVIEELGQDLKVEEVGEALPGQIVIDIRHPDAQEDEPLELPGIEVQALPFYAINSRFKELDENRQYLLYCDKGVMSRLHAHHLLSEGHANVRVYRPA
- the glnA gene encoding glutamate--ammonia ligase; this encodes MSKSLQLIKDHDVKWVDLRFTDTKGKQHHVTMPARDALDDEFFEVGKMFDGSSIHGWKGIEASDMILLPVDSTAVLDPFTEEPTLILVCDIIEPSTMQGYDRDPRSIAKRAEEYLKTTGIGDTVFVGPEPEFFIFDEVKFKSDISGSMFKIYSEQGSWMTDQDVEGGNKGHRPAVKGGYFPVPPCDHDHEIRTAMCNAMEEMGLVIEVHHHEVATAGQNEIGVKFNTLVAKADEVQTLKYCVHNVADAYGKTATFMPKPLYGDNGSGMHVHLSIAKDGKNTFAGEGYAGLSDTALYFIGGIIKHGKALNGFTNPSTNSYKRLVPGFEAPVMLAYSARNRSASIRIPYVSSPKARRIEARFPDPAANPYLAFAALLMAGLDGIQNKIHPGDAADKNLYDLPPEEAKEIPQVCGSLKEALEELDKGRAFLTKGGVFSDDFIDAYIELKSEEEIKVRTFVHPLEYDLYYSV
- a CDS encoding DUF4124 domain-containing protein; the encoded protein is MRLLLTCLLLSLTLPAAAQIYKYTDANGNTVFTNQPPDGTRTEEVTLPTTNTVEAQKPATPPAAAKDQAAEAAYQELRLTDVPSDEALRANNGTFSVGVHLVPRLRTGHRLQLLLDGKPEGQKVNVPRLQVVNADRGEHSLAVQVLAGDQVVQQSETITFTVQRVNTSSPALRPPPPPKPTPKPAI
- a CDS encoding DUF4124 domain-containing protein, with product MRTILFCLLFACLPAMAQVYTYIDEEGNRVFTDRPKPGNAERIELTPSNGMTAQPAAPAVLPPAAIPRELGYQVLRILVPEPDATVRDMEGNLIVTAMSEPGLRDGHNYRLVLDGKAQGEPGRSPVFPLSNLDRGTHQLAVEIIDDKQRVVERTPNQPVHIMRITLAQKRQARPCKKADYGVRPECPLKDKPKEPDKGIIGILPFF
- the glnL gene encoding nitrogen regulation protein NR(II), with amino-acid sequence MTINDALHRLLLDNLTTAVILLNADLRLEYMNPAAEMLLAVSGQRSHGQFISELFTESPEALTSLRQAVEQAHPFTKREAMLTSLAGQTLTVDYAVTPILNKGATLLLLEVHPRDRLLRITKEEAQLSKQETTKLLVRGLAHEIKNPLGGIRGAAQLLSRELPEEHLKDYTNVIIEEADRLRNLVDRMLGSNKLPSLAMTNVHEVLERVCSLVEAESQGGITLVRDYDPSIPDVLIDREQMIQAVLNIVRNAMQAISANNDLRLGRITLRSRTLRQFTIGHTRHRLVTKVEIIDNGPGIPPELQETIFYPMVSGRPDGTGLGLAIAQNIISQHQGLIECESHPGHTVFSIFLPLEQGAASS
- the ntrC gene encoding nitrogen regulation protein NR(I) yields the protein MTRSETVWIVDDDRSIRWVLEKALQQEGMTTQSFESADSVLTRLTRQQPDVIISDIRMPGASGLDLLARIRELHPRLPVIIMTAHSDLDSAVASYQGGAFEYLPKPFDVDEAVSLVKRANQHAQEQQSLEAPANQPRTPEIIGEAPAMQEVFRAIGRLSHSNITVLINGESGTGKELVAHALHRHSPRAASPFIALNMAAIPKDLMESELFGHEKGAFTGAANQRRGRFEQADGGTLFLDEIGDMPADTQTRLLRVLADGEFYRVGGHTPVKVDVRIIAATHQNLENLVQAGKFREDLFHRLNVIRIHIPRMSDRREDIPALARHFLARAAQELAVEPKLLKPETEEYLKNLPWPGNVRQLENTCRWITVMASGREVHVDDLPPELLTQPQDAAPVTNWEQALRQWADQALARGQSSLLDSAVPSFERIMIETALKHTAGRRRDAAVLLGWGRNTLTRKIKELGMKVDGGDEDDGDDA